The Acidipropionibacterium virtanenii DNA segment GCGCCGGGGAGCCGGCCGGCCATCGTCCGGTAGCGGTCGAGGACCCGGGCGGCGTCGATGCCGAGATCCCGTTCGGCCATCGTGATGAGGTGGCGGGGGAGCACCCGGGGCCGGTGGCGCTGGCCGCCGACCGTCATCGCGACCGACAGGTCCAGGCCGGAGTGCTCATAGGGCAGGGCGGTGGCCATGTCGTAGAGGGGCGCGAGTCTGGCCGCGGTCTCGGTGAGCAGCAGGGCGTAGTTCTTCGCATGGGCGTCGGGGGACTCGGTGAGGAGGGCGAACATCAGGGCGTCGGCGAAGCGGTACAGGTCGGTCTGCGGATCCGAGGACACCGACCGGAGGACGCCGGCGACGTCGGCCGCGCCGGGGCCGCCGTCGGTCTCGTACTTGGGCCCCCGGCCCAGGGCCTGGCACATGTCGACCTGGTGGATCCGGTGCACCGGATCGGTGCCGCGGCGGTCGAAGCGGGTGATGACCAGTGCCGGCTCGCCGTCGAACTCGCACCAACGGGTGCCGGCGGTGGTCATGCCCAGCAGCCGGGCGGCGCGCATCGTGACGTGCTCGACGAGGCCCTGGTGGTGGAGCCGGAAGATGCCGGGCTTGAGGATGTGGGTGCTGGCGGCCGATCCGACGGGCCGGTGCCACCGGCCGTCCAGCTCGGCCAGGGTGAACTTGGCCTGGGCCCCGGCCAGGCTCCACCGCTCGTCGGGCAGCGTCCAGCCGGCCTGATCGGTGCGCAGTTCCCGCAGCCGACGGCCGATCTTCGCGTCGGAGACCGGTTCGTACCGGGCGTCGCGACGGTCGGTGGCCCCGGCGGGCAGGAACTGCAGCGCCCCGGCGGTCTCCTCGCCCATCACCGCCAGCAGGTCGAAGGTGTCCGGCGGAACCTGGAAGTGGCGGGCCCAGAGCTGCCGGGTGTCGGGGTTGTCTGGAAGCAGGTGGTCCAGGAAGGCCGCCGCCCGGCGGCGGGACTGGACGCCGGTGGTCGTGGCGAAGACCGGGGACAGCGGGATGTGGGGACCGTCGAGGTAGGACTCCCGGTAGGCCAGGACCGGTCCCCTCGCGTCCCCGCGGTGCAGGTCGGCGGCCGGGCGGCCCGCGAGCCACACCACGAGATGGTCGTCGGGGGAGCTCACGAATCGTCCTCGCCGAGGATCTCGGCCAGCATCCCGGCATCGGCGGACGGCCTGGGGCTCAGTACGATGCCGAGTTCCAGAGCGCGC contains these protein-coding regions:
- a CDS encoding type II toxin-antitoxin system HipA family toxin, whose product is MSSPDDHLVVWLAGRPAADLHRGDARGPVLAYRESYLDGPHIPLSPVFATTTGVQSRRRAAAFLDHLLPDNPDTRQLWARHFQVPPDTFDLLAVMGEETAGALQFLPAGATDRRDARYEPVSDAKIGRRLRELRTDQAGWTLPDERWSLAGAQAKFTLAELDGRWHRPVGSAASTHILKPGIFRLHHQGLVEHVTMRAARLLGMTTAGTRWCEFDGEPALVITRFDRRGTDPVHRIHQVDMCQALGRGPKYETDGGPGAADVAGVLRSVSSDPQTDLYRFADALMFALLTESPDAHAKNYALLLTETAARLAPLYDMATALPYEHSGLDLSVAMTVGGQRHRPRVLPRHLITMAERDLGIDAARVLDRYRTMAGRLPGAFEAALDELPGAVAADELRDRILPRLRELTDSALHQLDTSRYQVPPPDPGRIWVHPHTRSGRRVEGYWRAR